The following coding sequences lie in one Sedimentibacter sp. MB35-C1 genomic window:
- a CDS encoding P-II family nitrogen regulator, whose product MADRTDAYIDFDLIITVVNRGFDDVVMDAAREAGATGGTVLNARGTGIHEAEKFFGISIHPEKDVILILTKREDKKQIMHAIRNKAGLNREGKGLSFSIPVEEVCGIVHMNVDFKDKNED is encoded by the coding sequence ATGGCAGATAGAACAGATGCATATATAGATTTTGATTTGATAATTACAGTTGTTAACAGAGGGTTTGACGACGTTGTAATGGATGCTGCAAGGGAGGCCGGTGCAACCGGAGGAACAGTTCTTAATGCAAGAGGAACCGGAATCCATGAAGCAGAAAAGTTTTTCGGAATTTCCATACATCCCGAAAAAGATGTAATTCTCATACTCACAAAGCGCGAAGATAAAAAACAAATAATGCATGCCATAAGAAATAAAGCAGGGCTTAACAGAGAAGGAAAGGGTTTGTCATTTTCAATACCTGTTGAGGAAGTATGCGGCATTGTCCATATGAATGTTGATTTTAAAGATAAAAATGAAGATTAA
- a CDS encoding S1C family serine protease, with protein sequence MDDERNLFNENSSYDNKEYNSNENGINFVIPSPEEPKKKKRKKNLFFRYVAVALVAALIGGLAGGYGGYMAASKLSPESSVTSALTAQDVNINLTDDVYFAVAVAEKAQKTVVGITTDVVKQYDTFFGPQTQKGQSMGSGFIVDSNGYIVTNSHVIGDGEYESITVSLIDGTTEVGEVLWYDTALDLAVVKINRTGLPTVDLGDSEVLKIGEPVVAIGNPMTLDLERTVTQGIVSGLDRSIQFENGIVIEPLIQTDASINSGNSGGPLFNAEGEVVGINTAKMSTAEGLGFSIPINIAKPIVEQIIKDGKLSAVYIGITGVDVETYETALGIDVSADYGVVVIETMGNSPASEAGIESGDVITAIDGDKIESMSDLKRNLYEYKENDKTEITLIRNGQEQKVTMTLKEKPENFNN encoded by the coding sequence ATGGATGATGAAAGAAACTTATTCAATGAAAATAGCAGTTATGATAACAAGGAATATAACAGTAATGAGAACGGAATTAATTTTGTAATACCGTCTCCGGAAGAACCTAAAAAGAAAAAAAGAAAGAAAAATTTGTTTTTTAGGTATGTGGCTGTGGCGTTGGTTGCCGCTCTTATAGGAGGTCTGGCCGGAGGATATGGAGGCTATATGGCAGCAAGCAAGTTAAGCCCGGAAAGCAGCGTTACTTCGGCTTTGACTGCTCAGGATGTTAACATAAACCTTACTGATGATGTATACTTTGCGGTTGCGGTTGCGGAAAAAGCTCAGAAAACAGTTGTGGGAATTACAACAGATGTTGTCAAACAATATGACACTTTCTTTGGTCCTCAGACCCAGAAAGGGCAGAGCATGGGCTCAGGTTTCATAGTTGATTCCAACGGATATATTGTGACAAACTCTCATGTAATCGGAGACGGAGAATATGAAAGTATAACAGTCTCACTGATAGACGGAACTACTGAGGTAGGAGAGGTTCTGTGGTATGATACCGCGCTGGATTTGGCAGTAGTAAAAATTAACAGAACAGGCCTTCCGACTGTTGATTTGGGAGATTCCGAAGTTCTTAAGATAGGAGAGCCGGTTGTAGCCATAGGTAATCCGATGACTTTGGATCTTGAAAGAACAGTTACACAGGGTATTGTGAGCGGGCTGGACAGATCAATACAGTTTGAAAACGGAATAGTAATTGAGCCTTTGATTCAAACAGATGCATCAATAAATTCCGGCAACAGCGGCGGTCCATTGTTTAATGCCGAAGGTGAAGTAGTTGGAATCAATACGGCTAAGATGAGCACGGCAGAGGGACTTGGATTTTCAATTCCTATCAATATTGCTAAGCCAATAGTAGAGCAGATAATTAAGGACGGCAAGCTTTCCGCGGTATATATAGGTATTACTGGAGTAGATGTGGAAACATATGAGACAGCTTTAGGAATTGATGTTTCAGCAGATTACGGAGTTGTTGTAATTGAGACAATGGGCAATTCTCCGGCATCAGAAGCAGGAATTGAATCAGGCGATGTTATTACTGCAATAGACGGTGATAAGATAGAAAGCATGTCCGACTTAAAGAGAAATTTATATGAATACAAAGAAAATGACAAGACGGAAATTACATTAATCAGAAACGGGCAGGAACAAAAGGTAACAATGACTTTAAAGGAAAAGCCCGAAAATTTCAATAATTAA
- a CDS encoding metal ABC transporter permease, with amino-acid sequence MEMAAILEYEFMRRAFVVGILLAVITPCVGIIVVFKRLSMIGDALSHTSLAGVSAGLVMSINPILGSLLACIIAALSIEAIRKKIPKYAEMSIAIIMSAGIGLAGVLSGFVKSSANFNSFLFGSIVAISDFEMILVIIISCAVILSFFLLYKELFYIAFDERSARLAGIPVKTINFIFTILTAVTVSVAARTVGALIVSSLMVIPVACAMQFGKSYKQTVIYSICFAVFFMMAGLYTAYYQRLKPGGTIVLIGVVCLVLILSAKSLTAGLRHCKKIRHFN; translated from the coding sequence ATGGAAATGGCAGCAATTTTAGAATATGAATTTATGAGACGTGCATTTGTTGTTGGAATACTTCTTGCCGTCATTACACCATGCGTGGGTATAATCGTAGTGTTTAAACGTCTTTCCATGATTGGAGATGCGCTGTCACACACGTCTCTAGCCGGTGTGTCCGCAGGTCTGGTAATGAGTATAAATCCCATTCTTGGTTCCCTGCTTGCCTGCATAATTGCTGCGCTGAGTATAGAAGCAATACGAAAGAAAATCCCTAAATATGCCGAAATGTCCATAGCAATTATAATGTCAGCAGGTATAGGTCTTGCTGGCGTTTTATCAGGCTTTGTGAAAAGCTCGGCTAATTTTAACAGCTTCCTGTTTGGCAGCATAGTTGCCATCAGCGACTTTGAAATGATATTGGTAATTATTATAAGCTGTGCAGTAATTTTATCATTTTTCCTTCTGTACAAGGAGCTGTTTTATATTGCTTTTGATGAAAGATCGGCACGTCTTGCAGGCATACCTGTAAAAACCATAAACTTTATTTTTACAATACTTACAGCCGTAACCGTATCTGTTGCCGCGCGTACCGTAGGTGCTCTTATAGTATCATCTCTAATGGTAATACCTGTGGCATGCGCTATGCAGTTTGGTAAAAGCTACAAGCAAACTGTTATATATTCCATTTGCTTTGCGGTTTTTTTTATGATGGCAGGACTTTATACCGCCTATTACCAAAGGCTTAAGCCGGGAGGAACCATTGTTCTTATAGGTGTCGTATGCCTTGTCCTGATTTTAAGCGCAAAAAGCCTTACAGCAGGCCTCAGGCATTGCAAAAAAATTCGTCATTTTAATTAA
- a CDS encoding metal ABC transporter ATP-binding protein, with the protein MSKVIEAENLSFSYGYEPIFTKIGFSVYRGDFVAVIGSNGTGKSTLMRIMLGELAPTGGRIKLFNQDVSHFKDWPKVGYVPQSGIHSADSFPATAEEIVTANLFSQIGLMRFPKKKHRDKVMPALELVGMEAYSKRMISELSGGQRQRIMLARVLVNDPEIMLLDEPTTGVDTSTVKSLYELLYSLNRKTGLTIVMITHDIGRASNYVSRILCLEEGSLVELGKEQVAEELSHKHKHPMQHTHTVQKGSDGNGSNFRI; encoded by the coding sequence ATGTCTAAAGTAATAGAAGCCGAAAATTTAAGCTTTAGCTACGGATATGAGCCGATTTTTACAAAAATCGGTTTCTCTGTTTATAGGGGAGACTTTGTAGCTGTTATAGGTTCAAACGGAACCGGAAAAAGTACGCTTATGCGCATAATGTTAGGTGAACTTGCCCCCACTGGTGGACGCATCAAGCTTTTTAATCAGGATGTATCTCACTTTAAGGACTGGCCAAAAGTTGGTTACGTACCTCAATCCGGCATACATTCTGCCGACAGTTTCCCTGCTACTGCTGAGGAAATAGTAACGGCAAATCTTTTTTCACAAATCGGGCTTATGCGATTTCCTAAAAAAAAGCACAGAGATAAAGTTATGCCAGCTCTTGAGCTTGTAGGGATGGAAGCATACTCCAAGCGCATGATCAGTGAGCTTTCCGGCGGACAGCGACAGAGAATAATGCTAGCACGGGTTTTAGTAAACGATCCTGAGATAATGCTGTTAGATGAGCCTACAACAGGAGTAGACACCAGCACAGTAAAATCTTTATATGAATTGCTGTACTCTCTGAACAGAAAAACCGGGCTTACAATTGTAATGATCACTCACGATATAGGCCGGGCATCAAATTATGTATCACGTATTCTATGCCTGGAGGAAGGGTCTCTTGTAGAGCTTGGCAAAGAACAGGTTGCAGAAGAACTTTCTCACAAGCATAAGCATCCCATGCAACATACTCATACTGTACAGAAAGGTAGTGATGGAAATGGCAGCAATTTTAGAATATGA
- a CDS encoding metal ABC transporter substrate-binding protein, whose product MKKFCSLLLIGILILSLFTGCSGTQELTDSDDDGKLLVYASFYPMYDFASKIGGDKIKAVNMVPDGTEPHNWEPTPSDIVGLEKASVFIYNGAGMEHWVGDILESIQNDKLLVVEASEGLTLLEDHSHDEHSENEDENHEDEEHDHGEFDPHVWLDPMNAKAEMEKIKDAFILADPDNSDYYEANYTKYAAEIEELDKEFSDTLSPLENKDIIVTHQAFGYLCHAYGLNQVPVEGMAPDSEPDPARVAEIIEFAKEHQVNVIFFEELVNPKVAEVIADSIGAETDVLSPLEALSDEQREAGYDYFAVMRQNLESLKSALE is encoded by the coding sequence ATGAAAAAATTTTGCAGCCTATTGTTAATAGGGATTCTTATTCTTTCTCTTTTTACCGGTTGTAGCGGAACTCAAGAATTAACCGATTCAGACGATGACGGTAAACTTTTGGTATATGCCAGTTTTTACCCCATGTACGATTTTGCTTCAAAAATCGGTGGAGATAAAATCAAAGCAGTAAATATGGTTCCGGACGGAACAGAACCACATAACTGGGAGCCTACCCCATCGGATATAGTCGGTCTTGAAAAAGCCTCGGTCTTCATATATAACGGAGCAGGTATGGAGCATTGGGTTGGAGATATTCTTGAATCTATACAAAACGACAAGCTTCTTGTAGTTGAAGCCTCTGAAGGCTTGACGTTGCTGGAAGACCACAGTCATGATGAACATTCAGAAAATGAGGATGAGAATCATGAAGATGAGGAACACGACCACGGAGAATTTGACCCTCATGTCTGGCTTGATCCCATGAATGCAAAGGCTGAAATGGAGAAAATTAAAGATGCATTTATACTGGCTGATCCGGATAACAGTGATTATTATGAAGCAAACTATACTAAGTATGCAGCTGAAATAGAGGAGCTGGATAAAGAATTCAGTGATACACTTTCTCCTCTTGAAAATAAGGATATCATCGTAACTCATCAAGCGTTTGGCTATTTGTGTCATGCTTACGGATTAAACCAAGTTCCAGTAGAGGGCATGGCTCCCGATTCTGAACCTGATCCTGCAAGAGTAGCAGAAATCATAGAATTTGCCAAGGAACACCAAGTAAATGTGATTTTTTTTGAAGAGCTGGTAAACCCTAAGGTAGCTGAAGTCATAGCAGATTCTATCGGTGCCGAAACAGATGTCCTGAGCCCCTTGGAAGCTCTCAGCGACGAACAGAGGGAAGCGGGATATGACTATTTTGCTGTTATGAGACAAAACCTGGAATCATTAAAATCAGCTTTAGAATAA
- a CDS encoding response regulator transcription factor, with the protein METKILLVEDENNIRKLVASYLVKEGFRVVEAGDGEEAVQKFDKEYDFSLIILDVMMPKMDGYQVASYIRKTSDVPILMLTARDAEIDEITGFNSGADEYISKPFSPRILVARVKNLLKRTSQNSMQDIEVGGICIKYRERIALIDGEKAILTPKEFDLLYYLINNKNLVLTRSQILSTVWGWDYFGDDRTVDTHIKCLRSKIGKYDKNIVTVRKIGYKFEYEN; encoded by the coding sequence ATGGAAACTAAAATATTATTAGTCGAAGATGAAAATAATATAAGAAAGCTTGTTGCCAGCTACCTTGTTAAAGAAGGCTTCCGTGTAGTTGAAGCCGGCGACGGAGAAGAAGCAGTGCAAAAATTTGATAAGGAATATGATTTTTCTCTTATAATACTTGACGTAATGATGCCCAAAATGGACGGCTACCAGGTTGCTTCATATATACGCAAGACCTCGGATGTTCCTATACTTATGCTTACTGCCAGAGATGCGGAAATCGATGAAATAACAGGTTTTAATTCCGGCGCCGACGAATATATTTCAAAACCTTTCAGCCCAAGAATTTTGGTTGCAAGAGTAAAAAATCTTTTAAAACGAACTTCACAGAACAGTATGCAGGATATAGAAGTGGGTGGAATATGCATTAAGTACAGAGAGCGCATTGCTTTAATAGATGGCGAAAAAGCTATTCTCACTCCAAAGGAGTTTGATTTGTTGTACTACCTGATTAATAATAAAAATCTTGTTTTAACAAGAAGCCAGATACTCTCAACAGTATGGGGATGGGATTACTTCGGAGATGACAGAACAGTTGATACTCATATTAAGTGTCTACGTTCAAAAATAGGAAAATATGATAAAAATATAGTAACCGTAAGAAAGATAGGCTATAAATTTGAGTATGAAAATTAA
- a CDS encoding cell wall metabolism sensor histidine kinase WalK, translating into MILKFSLKNKLFLAILCVLILNVLISAILGTTMFDKLYTNDKISSLKSGVESIKSKYLAGNLNETVEEIINYEVQNMTICIFSLNTKTGTGEIEYYSRQRYFSTSPFDNEILRLIERLYSENAFNELSNSKYYIKNIETERPDNNITVLSNIKENTYIIMQTPKKFINDISYSAIKYSLLISFFSLLIAAIIMYFVADKTTRPIRQLQVIADKISKLNFSERCSVLSMDEVGLLSVSINNMADKLQDYVEKLKDDLLRQEKTDNMRKQFIANVSHDFKTPLTLIISYSEALTDMKDIDEPTKKEYLDIIINEAHKMSEFVQELLKLSQLEVGIIKLEKSNFSINDIIDSTIYKNLIISNEKNISIDKEISENCIVFADYFRIEQVFQNLYENAIKYCNPGGSVKVSTSISDDKCRISIFNTGNHISDEDVENIFVSFYRADKSRNSLGSYGLGLAIVKVTMDMHGERYGVRNFENGVEFWFELENSEINLKAED; encoded by the coding sequence ATGATATTGAAATTTAGTTTAAAAAACAAACTTTTTTTAGCAATACTTTGTGTGTTAATTTTAAATGTCCTTATATCTGCCATACTTGGAACCACAATGTTCGACAAGCTTTATACCAATGACAAGATAAGCAGTCTTAAAAGCGGCGTTGAAAGCATAAAATCAAAATATTTAGCAGGAAATTTAAACGAAACTGTTGAAGAAATAATTAATTATGAAGTGCAAAACATGACCATTTGCATTTTTTCTTTGAATACCAAAACGGGAACAGGAGAAATTGAATACTATTCAAGGCAGAGATATTTTTCCACGAGTCCATTTGACAATGAAATTTTAAGGCTGATAGAAAGGCTTTATAGCGAAAATGCTTTTAATGAGCTATCTAACTCAAAATATTACATTAAAAATATAGAAACAGAACGCCCGGATAACAATATAACGGTTTTATCAAATATAAAAGAAAACACATATATCATAATGCAGACCCCAAAAAAATTCATAAATGACATTTCATATTCGGCCATAAAGTATTCTTTGTTAATTTCATTTTTTTCACTGCTGATTGCCGCAATAATAATGTACTTTGTTGCCGATAAAACAACACGTCCTATTCGACAGCTGCAGGTAATCGCAGATAAAATTTCAAAACTGAATTTTTCAGAAAGATGCTCCGTATTGTCGATGGACGAGGTGGGGCTGTTATCTGTGAGCATAAACAACATGGCTGACAAATTACAGGACTATGTTGAAAAATTAAAGGATGACCTTTTGAGACAGGAAAAAACCGATAACATGCGAAAACAGTTCATAGCTAACGTATCACATGATTTTAAAACTCCTCTGACGTTAATAATAAGTTACTCGGAAGCTTTAACCGACATGAAGGACATAGATGAGCCGACAAAAAAGGAATACCTTGATATAATAATTAACGAAGCACATAAAATGTCCGAGTTTGTTCAGGAACTTCTTAAACTGTCGCAGCTTGAGGTTGGAATAATAAAATTGGAAAAGTCCAATTTCAGCATAAATGATATTATTGATTCAACAATTTATAAAAATTTAATAATTTCAAATGAAAAAAATATTTCAATTGACAAGGAAATTTCTGAAAACTGCATAGTATTTGCAGATTATTTCAGAATTGAACAGGTATTTCAAAATCTGTACGAAAATGCAATTAAATACTGCAATCCCGGAGGCTCCGTGAAAGTATCCACCTCTATCTCAGATGATAAATGCAGAATTAGTATTTTTAATACCGGTAATCACATATCTGATGAAGATGTAGAAAATATTTTTGTAAGCTTTTACAGAGCTGATAAGTCAAGAAACAGTCTTGGGAGCTACGGACTGGGACTGGCAATTGTCAAAGTAACCATGGATATGCACGGTGAACGGTATGGTGTTAGAAATTTTGAAAACGGAGTTGAATTCTGGTTTGAGCTTGAGAATTCAGAAATAAATTTAAAAGCGGAGGATTAA
- a CDS encoding 3-oxoacid CoA-transferase subunit B, producing MDAKTVIAKRVAQLLHDGDVVNLGIGLPTMVANYIPEGIDITFQSENGFLGLGSAPESGKEDWELVNAGGMPSSIVPGGMFFDSATSFGIIRGGHVDATILGAMQVDEKGNLANWKIPGKMVPGMGGAMDLVVGAKTVIISMVHTQKGKPKILKQCTLPLTAKDQVNIIVTEMALIRVTDKGLVLEELGPEATVEDVIAATEADLIVSPDLKRFGLDD from the coding sequence ATGGATGCAAAAACAGTTATAGCAAAAAGAGTTGCACAGTTATTGCACGACGGAGATGTTGTAAATCTCGGTATCGGTCTTCCTACAATGGTGGCAAATTATATTCCTGAAGGAATCGATATCACATTTCAGTCCGAAAACGGATTTCTGGGACTGGGATCAGCGCCGGAATCAGGTAAAGAAGACTGGGAACTTGTTAATGCAGGCGGTATGCCTTCATCAATAGTCCCCGGCGGCATGTTCTTTGACAGCGCAACCTCTTTTGGTATAATCAGAGGAGGACATGTTGACGCAACAATATTAGGCGCAATGCAAGTCGACGAAAAAGGCAATCTGGCAAATTGGAAAATACCCGGTAAAATGGTCCCTGGAATGGGTGGAGCAATGGATCTTGTTGTAGGAGCGAAAACCGTTATTATATCAATGGTTCACACTCAAAAGGGAAAGCCTAAAATTTTAAAGCAATGCACACTTCCTTTAACTGCTAAGGATCAGGTAAATATAATTGTTACTGAAATGGCATTGATCAGAGTGACGGACAAAGGGCTTGTTCTTGAAGAGCTGGGTCCTGAAGCCACAGTTGAGGATGTAATTGCAGCTACAGAAGCTGATTTGATAGTTTCACCTGATTTAAAAAGATTTGGATTAGATGATTAA
- a CDS encoding CoA transferase subunit A — protein sequence MINKIISVKEAAEKVQDGMTVMVGGFLANGTPEILIDALVEKNVKDLILICNDTGFPDRGVGKMVVNKQFKKIIASHVGTNPETANQMNSGETEVILTPQGTLAEKVRCGGNGLGGFYTPTGIGTEAETDKEKKVIDEKEYILETPLKADVALLRASIADKKGNMVFNKTMKNFNPLMATAADTVIVQADKIVEVGEIDPDHVMCSGIFVDYIVGGDK from the coding sequence ATGATTAATAAAATTATTTCTGTGAAAGAAGCCGCAGAAAAAGTCCAGGATGGCATGACTGTAATGGTCGGCGGATTTCTGGCCAACGGCACTCCCGAAATTTTAATCGATGCCCTTGTAGAAAAAAATGTAAAAGACCTTATTCTGATTTGCAATGACACAGGTTTCCCCGACAGAGGCGTTGGCAAAATGGTTGTTAATAAACAATTCAAAAAAATTATTGCTTCCCATGTGGGAACTAATCCTGAAACAGCAAATCAAATGAACTCCGGAGAAACCGAAGTTATCCTTACACCTCAAGGAACCCTTGCAGAAAAAGTAAGATGCGGCGGAAACGGTTTAGGCGGATTTTACACACCTACAGGTATCGGAACCGAAGCTGAAACAGATAAAGAAAAGAAAGTTATCGACGAAAAAGAATATATACTTGAAACTCCGTTAAAAGCTGACGTTGCATTGCTGAGAGCGTCCATAGCCGATAAAAAAGGAAATATGGTTTTTAATAAAACAATGAAAAACTTTAACCCTTTGATGGCTACCGCTGCAGACACAGTAATAGTTCAAGCTGATAAAATAGTTGAAGTAGGCGAAATAGACCCTGATCATGTTATGTGTTCCGGTATATTCGTTGACTACATTGTCGGAGGTGATAAATAA
- a CDS encoding acetyl-CoA C-acetyltransferase: MKKAVIVSAARTPIGSFGGSLTPLSAVDLGVIAAKEAIKRAGIEPTAVEEVYFGNVLGAGLGQNVSRQVSLGSGVPVETPALTINMVCGSGLRAVSMAAQFVESGQCDIILCGGTESMTNAPYLLPKARWGHRMGDGKIVDYMVYDGLTDVYNQYHMGITAENVAEKYGITREEQDKFAVQSQNRAEEAQKSGRFKDEIVPVEIPQRKGDPIVIDTDEFPRHGSTLEKTAKLRPAFKKDGTVTAGNASGINDGAAAFILMSKEKADELGIKYLCEISGYASAGVDPKVMGLGPIPATKKALANVGWTVGDLDLVEANEAFASQAIAVTRDLGLNPETTNVNGGAIALGHPIGASGARILVSLIYEMQKRDAKKGLATLCIGGGMGTALLVER, translated from the coding sequence ATGAAAAAGGCAGTAATAGTATCTGCAGCAAGAACACCGATAGGATCATTTGGAGGATCGCTGACTCCATTGTCAGCGGTAGATTTGGGAGTTATTGCAGCAAAAGAGGCAATTAAAAGGGCAGGAATCGAACCAACAGCTGTTGAAGAAGTATATTTTGGAAATGTTCTAGGTGCTGGCCTGGGTCAAAATGTTTCCAGACAAGTATCTCTGGGATCAGGAGTCCCGGTTGAAACTCCGGCATTAACAATTAATATGGTATGCGGTTCAGGACTGAGAGCAGTGAGCATGGCTGCACAATTTGTTGAAAGCGGACAGTGCGACATTATATTATGCGGCGGAACAGAAAGCATGACAAACGCTCCTTACCTGCTTCCCAAAGCAAGATGGGGTCACAGAATGGGTGATGGCAAAATTGTTGACTACATGGTGTATGACGGATTAACTGACGTTTATAATCAGTATCACATGGGAATAACAGCAGAGAATGTTGCAGAGAAATACGGCATAACAAGAGAAGAGCAGGATAAATTTGCGGTTCAAAGCCAAAACAGAGCAGAAGAAGCGCAAAAATCCGGAAGATTTAAGGATGAAATAGTACCTGTGGAAATACCTCAGAGAAAGGGAGACCCAATAGTAATAGACACAGATGAATTTCCAAGACACGGTTCAACATTGGAGAAAACTGCAAAATTAAGGCCTGCATTTAAAAAGGATGGAACCGTTACCGCAGGTAACGCATCCGGTATAAATGACGGGGCAGCAGCTTTCATTTTAATGAGCAAGGAAAAAGCAGATGAGCTTGGAATTAAATATTTATGTGAAATTTCAGGCTACGCTTCAGCCGGAGTTGATCCTAAAGTAATGGGATTAGGACCTATTCCTGCTACTAAAAAAGCTTTGGCTAATGTAGGCTGGACTGTTGGAGACCTGGATCTTGTAGAAGCAAATGAAGCATTTGCATCACAGGCTATTGCAGTAACTCGTGATTTAGGACTGAATCCGGAAACTACAAATGTTAACGGAGGTGCAATAGCACTGGGACATCCTATAGGAGCTTCCGGAGCAAGAATTCTTGTTTCGCTTATATATGAAATGCAGAAACGAGATGCCAAGAAAGGACTTGCCACTCTTTGCATAGGCGGAGGAATGGGAACCGCATTACTTGTTGAAAGATAG
- a CDS encoding sigma-54-dependent Fis family transcriptional regulator, with product MRIKNVDFTIGFVITDTKYNILYCNNYFKANICKVSGEILNKKLTMYFHDIKGDEDQNISSVKYIDNSVYYAVHNKFKLYGNELSLFFFYDSIIGSELEKQITRLSSQKYLYNEMLNKLKDGIYITDEEGTTTYVNDAFLDLSGLSREQIIGKSVYDLRKLDVLPNSCCARVIETNGPVSTINNYYKGQRCLVSGSPIFDENGNLRKTIAVIRDVSELDVLMKNITKEKNLFIVNGDYENFEIKTKLKEPINNNEKMKNIYNKAKKIANVDSTILILGETGVGKDFIATYIYNISKKNKGKFIKINCSAVPEHLLESEFFGYEEGAFTGAQKGGKKGLFEEANGGILYLDEIGDMPYTLQVKLLSSINDRMFYRIGGTSPVEFSARIIAATNVDLAQLVEEKKFRADLYYRLNVVSFVVPPLRHRKEDIIPLAQQFIEYFNNKYGKNCYFTTGCLESFLVYGWRGNIRELRNIIERMVLITDEASIDKKLFREQLLLNNSPEEDSKFMYDGKTLKDKLDDYEKIIIETALDSSKTMKEAAFKLGIDISTLVRKKQKHKM from the coding sequence ATGAGAATTAAAAATGTTGATTTTACAATAGGATTTGTTATAACAGACACTAAATACAATATTTTATACTGCAATAATTACTTTAAAGCAAACATATGTAAGGTTAGTGGAGAAATTTTAAATAAAAAATTAACAATGTATTTTCATGATATAAAGGGCGATGAGGATCAGAATATTAGCTCTGTCAAATATATCGATAATTCTGTTTACTATGCTGTTCATAATAAATTTAAACTTTATGGAAATGAGCTGTCTCTGTTTTTCTTCTATGATTCAATTATAGGCAGTGAATTGGAAAAGCAAATTACCAGGCTAAGCAGCCAGAAATATTTATATAATGAAATGCTGAACAAGCTTAAGGACGGTATTTATATAACTGATGAAGAAGGTACAACAACCTATGTAAATGATGCGTTTCTTGATCTTTCGGGTTTATCCAGAGAACAGATAATAGGAAAGTCGGTTTATGATTTAAGAAAGCTGGATGTGCTGCCTAATTCCTGCTGTGCCAGAGTTATTGAAACAAATGGTCCCGTTTCTACAATAAACAATTATTACAAAGGCCAGAGGTGTTTGGTTTCCGGCTCGCCTATATTTGATGAAAACGGAAATCTCAGAAAAACCATAGCGGTTATAAGAGATGTATCAGAGCTGGATGTATTAATGAAAAATATTACTAAAGAAAAAAATTTGTTTATTGTTAATGGTGATTACGAGAATTTTGAAATTAAAACCAAGCTGAAAGAGCCTATTAATAATAATGAAAAAATGAAAAATATATACAATAAAGCTAAAAAAATTGCCAATGTTGACAGCACAATATTAATTTTGGGAGAAACAGGGGTAGGAAAGGATTTTATAGCAACGTATATATACAATATAAGCAAAAAGAATAAGGGTAAATTTATAAAAATAAATTGCAGCGCAGTTCCTGAACACCTGCTTGAGTCAGAATTTTTCGGGTATGAGGAAGGTGCGTTTACAGGAGCTCAAAAAGGGGGCAAAAAGGGTCTTTTCGAGGAGGCAAACGGCGGTATTCTATATCTGGATGAAATAGGTGATATGCCGTACACTTTACAGGTTAAGCTCTTGAGCTCCATAAATGACAGGATGTTTTACAGAATAGGAGGAACATCGCCTGTAGAATTTAGTGCAAGAATTATTGCAGCTACAAACGTTGATTTAGCACAGCTGGTTGAGGAAAAGAAGTTCAGAGCGGATCTGTATTACAGACTGAATGTGGTATCTTTTGTGGTTCCGCCCCTAAGACATAGAAAAGAAGACATCATTCCCCTTGCTCAGCAGTTTATTGAATATTTTAATAACAAGTACGGCAAAAACTGTTACTTTACTACTGGCTGCCTTGAAAGCTTTCTCGTATACGGTTGGCGCGGAAACATAAGAGAACTTAGGAATATAATAGAGCGTATGGTTTTAATAACAGACGAGGCGTCAATTGACAAAAAACTGTTCAGGGAACAGCTCTTGCTTAACAATTCGCCGGAAGAAGATTCTAAATTTATGTATGACGGGAAGACACTGAAAGACAAGCTTGATGATTATGAAAAAATTATAATAGAAACAGCCTTAGACAGTTCGAAAACTATGAAAGAGGCTGCTTTCAAGCTTGGAATAGATATTTCCACTCTGGTCAGGAAGAAGCAGAAACATAAAATGTAA